The Mercurialis annua linkage group LG2, ddMerAnnu1.2, whole genome shotgun sequence genome contains a region encoding:
- the LOC126668435 gene encoding LOW QUALITY PROTEIN: NADH-ubiquinone oxidoreductase chain 5 (The sequence of the model RefSeq protein was modified relative to this genomic sequence to represent the inferred CDS: deleted 2 bases in 1 codon; substituted 2 bases at 2 genomic stop codons) → MYLLIVFLPLLGSSIIGFFGRFLGSEGTATITTTCVSFSLILSLIAFYEVAPGASACYLGSHTWSPDAIEGPTPVSALIHAATMVPAGIFMIARCSPLFEYSPTALIVITFTGAMTSFLAATIGILQNDLKRVIAYSTCSQXPYMIISCGISNYLVIIFHLINHAFFKALLFLSAGSMIHAMLDEQDIRKMGGLASSFPITYAMMLMGSFSLIGFPFLIGFYSRDVILELAYTKYTISGNFALWLGSVSVPFTSYYSFRSLFLTFLVPTNXFARDIVRCHDAPIPMAIPLVLLALGCLFVGYLAKV, encoded by the exons ATGTATCTACTTATCGTATTTTTGCCTCTGCTCGGTAGTTCCATAATAGGTTTTTTCGGACGTTTTCTAGGATCAGAAGGAACCGCTACAATAACCACTACGTGTGTTTCATTCTCTTTGATCTTATCTTTGATTGCTTTTTATGAAGTTGCACCGGGAGCTAGTGCTTGCTATCTAGGATCGCATACTTGGTCACCCGATGCTATAGAGGGTCCCACTCCAGTATCCGCTTTGATTCATGCAGCTACTATGGTACCGGCTGGCATTTTTATGATAGCAAGGTGCTCCCCTTTATTTGAATACTCACCTACGGCTTTGATTGTTATTACTTTTACAGGAGCTATGACGTCATTCCTTGCGGCAACCATTGGAATATTACAGAACGATCTAAAGAGGGTCATAGCTTATTCAACTTGCAGTCAATAACCCTATATGATCATTTCTTGCGGCATCTCTAACTATTTGGTTATCAtctttcacttaataaatcacGCGTTTTTCAAAGCATTACTCTTCCTGAGTGCAGGTTCGATGATTCATGCCATGTTGGATGAGCAAGATATCCGGAAGATGGGAGGG CTTGCCTCCTCATTCCCTATTACCTATGCCATGATGCTCATGGGCAGCTTCTCTCTAATTGGATTTCCTTTTCTAATTGGATTTTATTCCAGAGATGTGATCTTAGAGCTCGCATACACTAAGTATACCATTAGTGGGAATTTTGCTTTATGGTTGGGAAGTGTCTCTGTCCCTTTCACTTCTTATTACTCTTTTCGTTCACTTTTTCTAACATTTCTAGTACCAACTAATTAATTCGCGCGAGACATCGTTAGATGTCATGATGCGCCCATTCCTATGGCCATTCCTTTAGTACTTTTGGCTCTCGGGTGTCTCTTTGTAGGATACTTGGCCAAAGTGTGA
- the LOC126668436 gene encoding DNA polymerase-like, translating to MLILSMKLTIGYTMLLPSSYEISFTLGNAIPLYDPLGNIINKKMIYDMIEQLVRLNGEKYNDAEVKGVFIRVYYKSKDSFKPLDFPNISYANLMGIISNVIMNSDIVSGNLPEVKSLLYKKSRIPSYISSIKGNKKGCHPFIVSNLETVVENNVNIPYDAGYLVVKPGDDLRNLPSYSIQTFLSENHINFYPIFEERSEKMFFEFFSNLEECVKNSSLRLRTVYFNNLGRFDGIFLLKYYVNRRDKYKIKPLLRNHKNYELKVYLGDRFLVRFRDSLTLMPSSLEKLGKTLCPESGSKESIPHEKLSSSNLLLNSVDLINYLRYAILILGGVMLKAQEINWSKYCIDIEDVMTLSSLSLKIIRNNFFDDNTFHINIPNRNQDIFIRRSYYGGHVDVYKPYGENLYYYDVNSLYPFIIKSYPIPCAIPVWKKNLKSVGLDSLVGFIDACVVCPTNISRPFFPYKDQSELKFARDLCYCVIPLRGYLFEKKSSPFEGCISNLYKSRLEAQKASDEAMTFIYKILMNSLYGRLGMNPESTVTEIYNQKKYEELMKMDNFQSTDMLSDHCYIE from the exons ATGTTGATTCTGAGTATGAAATTAACAATAGGATATACTATGCTTTTACCATCATCCTATGAAATTTCTTTTACTTTAGGTAATGCAATTCCATTGTATGATCCTTTAGGtaatataattaacaaaaagaTGATATATGATATGATTGAGCAACTTGTTAGGTTAAATGGTGAGAAATACAATGATGCTGAGGTTAAAGGTGTCTTTATTCGTGTCTATTATAAATCTAAGGATTCCTTTAAACCATTAGACTTTCCTAATATATCATATGCAAATCTAATGGGTATAATTAGCAATGTTATTATGAATTCTGATATAGTAAGTGGTAATCTACCCGAAGTGAAATCACTTTTGTATAAAAAGAGTCGTATTCCCTCTTACATAAGCTCAATCAAAGGTAATAAGAAAGGATGTCATCCTTTCATTGTATCCAATCTAGAGACTGTAGTCGAAAATAATGTAAATATTCCTTATGACGCGGGTTACTTAGTGGTGAAGCCTGGTGATGATCTTAGAAACCTACCTTCATATTCGATTCAAACCTTTTTAAGTGAAAATCACATAAATTTCTATCCTATCTTTGAAGAAAGGAGTGAGAAAATGTTctttgaatttttctctaatttGGAAGAATGTGTGAAAAATAGTAGTCTTCGTCTTAGAACTGTTTATTTCAATAATTTAGGCCGGTTTGATGGGATTTTCCTTCTGAAGTATTATGTAAATCGTcgtgataaatataaaatcaaaccaTTGTTGAGGAATCATAAGAATTACGAGTTGAAAGTCTATCTTGGTGATCGGTTCTTAGTTCGTTTCAGAGATTCATTAACATTAATGCCTAGCTCTcttgaaaaattgggaaaaacatTATGCCCTGAATCAGGATCCAAAGAATCTATTCCACATGAGAAATTGTCTTCGTCTAATCTTCTATTGAATAGTGTGGATTTGATAAACTATCTTCGCTATGCTATCCTTATCTTAGGTGGTGTGATGTTGAAGGCTCAAGAAATTAATTGGTCTAAATACTGTATTGATATCGAGGATGTGATGACATTATCATCGCTTTCACTCAAAATCATTCGTAATAATTTCTTTGATGATAATACCTTTCATATCAATATACCTAATAGAAACCAAGATATTTTTATTAGGCGTAGCTATTATGGTGGTCATGTTGATGTCTATAAGCCCTATGGTGAGAATCTTTACTATTATGATGTGAACTCTTTATATCCATTTATTATCAAATCCTATCCTATTCCTTGTGCTATACCAGTTTGGAAGAAGAATTTGAAGAGCGTTGGATTGGATAGCTTGGTTGGCTTTATTGACGCCTGTGTTGTATGTCCTACTAATATATCACGTCCATTCTTTCCCTATAAAGATCAATCTG AGTTGAAGTTTGCGCGTGATTTATGTTATTGTGTAATTCCTCTTAGGGGTTATTTGTTTGAGAAGAAGTCAAGTCCTTTCGAAGGTTGCATCTCAAACCTCTATAAAAGCAGACTCGAAGCCCAGAAAGCTAGTGATGAAGCTATGACATTTATTTATAAGATTCTAATGAACTCCCTCTATGGTAGATTGGGTATGAATCCTGAAAGTACAGTGACAGAGATCtacaatcaaaagaaatatGAAGAATTGATGAAGATGGATAATTTTCAATCTACAGATATGCTTTCCGATCATTGCTATATAGAATAG